The window GCCAATTCTGGCCTGACCCAAAATGCAGTGGTGTTGATATGCCGCTTGACAACATCCCTGTTTCTTCTTACTTTCCCGTTGTGTTGCGAGGTTTGAATACGCAGACCTTCGTCATAATTGATTCAGCTTTTTCCCAACTTAGATCTGATGTGGGCATTTATATGCTCCATGATTTTGTTTTGGCATTTAGTTGAACGATCAATGTACTTCAGGTCACTGTACCCCCCTTTTGCCCAAGTTTCAGACTTTCCAAAAAGCAGGCAAGTCCTGCAATGCAAGGCTCCCTGTTAACCAGCTATACATTTAATTCCAGTTGGTTGAAATAAATTGCACTAACTGGACACAAAAATAAAGTTCtaaaaccaagaaaacaatttATAATCTACCTCTTCCATCTCCTGTATTCGGCACAACCCGAATACAACACACTAGGTTCATTCTCTAATTCTAATCCTATGATTGGATGAACCGCATGTCTGTTCATACTGCCAAAGCTTTGACTGGATGGAGGTCGTCCTCcggaagtggtcataattaccatgtatATCTATTGAAGGGGTTGAGGCctacgagcctcctaggttttgtattgaagtcaatgtacccagaggaggacagaagatagctgtcctccggctacaccatggtgctaccccagcGAGTACTGTTGctatagaccttcattgcaaaactatttgttttaatcaattatttgctGAGAAATGAATGTATTTAGTATAGTTTAATCTAAAAAGGATCACTTTTTtattgtttcactatttttatttttattaaattttACTGAGGAGGATGGTACTCTCATTCTTCTTCTGCGGAGCCTCCACTggactgggcagtagtccaggtgtgacaaaactagggcctgtaggacttgttttgttgatagccttgtcaagaaagcagagcagcgctttattacggacagaccccTGCCCATCTTAGCTACCTTTGCATCAATACGTTTTGACcagacagtttacaatccaaggTTACACcgagcagtttagtctcctcagcTTGCTCAATTTCCTTGATGGAGGTGGGGTGATAGAAACAGGCTGATATGCCCATAAACGAAGCAGTCAGTCCTTTCTTGCTCCATCCGTCTATCCACATGGTTATTTTTCATGCCTCTTTCAAAATCTCCTTAACGTTCTGGGTTGCTGTATAGTTTTGCGAAGCAATCAAGCCGTTCGCTCTAACAGCAGCAGGAGTTTGACATTTGGTATCAAGTGTTCAGTTGAATTTTCTGAAGGCTGGCTCATCGCAGTCTCGTGGAATTTTCAGACTGGACGAATTAATTAACCAGTGCTTCTTCTCTTTTTTTGAAACTCATTTGAGGTTGCTATGGTTGCTATGTTTCTGCTCTTTTCATGCAAACTGCTGAAGTTGGTTGTCCTGACGTGCAGCTACTGGTTAACGTGCAGCTACTAATAGCTAGCTGGTGGCTATCTCACCTGGTATTTATACTGAAATTGTTTGTATGATTCTTTGAACAAACTCTGAGATCCTAGACTGTACCTTTAAGAATCCTGTTACAATTATGGCAGTATcattcatgtttaataatgatTCTGAAGAGGAAACACAATGTCTACTCCCGTTTTATTGACAATAAACAACAAAACAAGTACAAATAATCTTTACTGAATATTTGACTTTACCATAAAGACTGTTCAGTTGGATATTGGCACTATGGAGTATCATTGTTGGTTTCAGTTCTTCTGGATTTCACACATTCTTTTGGAGCACACCGAGGGAAAGCTGCTTCCACAGTTTATATCGTTCCAGCCATATTTATCTTAAAAGGAAACACAGCACAGAAATGACCTCTCAAATAATCTCAGGTGTTCACACAACAatagaatagtgtgtgtgtgtcagctttaTTTGATGAATGGATCAGTGAATGATACTGGGCCTACTGTACCTCCCCAGTTGATCACTATACATGGCTCTCTGCCACCGCTATTATTGGGCTCTCCTTTCTTCCAGTTCTGGTAATCAAATTCAGAGCCGTCACTCCAAAACCATAGTCTGTCCTGTGGTGAAGAAGTGTGGTCTCAGTATCCCATGTTATCATTATAATAGTATGCCAATAGATACTGCAGtgacctttttgttgttgttgagtacATCTATAAGATCCTCCAAACCGAGATCTGACTTTATCAGTGACCCTTGAGATATTGATGAGTTTACCAAAGATATTACTGATCTGTGAGTATACTCCACCTGAACAGCATCAAATCCTCCGATCCAGGTAGTTGGGAAACCGCCAGTCTTGCACCCCGCAATTGCCTGTAGAAATTGATACTCCGCAGAGCTGTGCACAGACGCCAGGTTTGCTCCAAGGGACACACAGTGGCGCTACAGTGAGAGGTAGACAGGGACAAAGACATTTCGTAATGTAAGTATTAGTCAGTAGTCCAGTCTGTGATAACTTATCTTCTGGACTCTCACAATCAAATATTGTCCATCGCAAATGAATGCTCCTTTAAAAAAATGCTCTAGGAGATATTAGATTATCTCTGTCTTAACCAATGTCCTATAGATTtcaatatacagtaggccttaATTAGCATAAATATATCAATCAATATGCCACGCTTAAAGAAAAATTCCAATGAAACAATAACTTCAAGGAGAGGTTCAATATTTTACATGACACGTGCGTTGCCTATAAAAAAAAATAGGCCAAATCACCTTTAAGGGTAACCTCAAACCAAATAAGCGAGTTGATTTCGATCGAACTTTCCCTTTAATTCACAGTAGAGAGTAACCATAATACCTCTGCTAGGGGCCATGACCTTGCAGTCTCGACGAACATGAAGCAGCGCGATCCAAATTGGAACCAGCCTGTGGGGCACTGGttcctgttctctgctgccactactccctcctcttcccccttagCTCCTGGATTaaggacagacaggcaggaatTCAAACGGACAAGTCATAGCAATGTTGTTCACAAACAACCGCCCCTGCACACAACTGTTATTCTGATTAGTAGAATCATCAACCTGTGAGAGGTGTCTACCTAGTAGTACTGCGGATTAATCTACTTACATAAGTTTTATGGACAGAGATTAAAAACTACAATTACCCAGATGCAAAGCCTGCTCAAAGTAAATTGTCTTTTCAAGGGACTCTATAGGGAATGCAGTTAAAGACAAGAAAACACATGAAATCAACGCTGCCTTTGCAAAGTTCAGGTCACCCGAACTGTCATGTGCTGGCTCAGATATTTTATCTTCACATTGCCTTTCCCAGCACTGTTCCAGCAACTACGGTGGTTTcgtaaccaggccagcccagtGCAGTTCGACTCgactcagtagtgtgaaaaagTTACTATCGTACTGGCCAAATTCAAAACAAGTGCAACTAACTAGGCACACACCTTTCTCAGTGTTTTTCTCCAGCAAAGGTTCTGAAACAAGAACTGGTACCCCAAAAAATTGTGAAGGTAGGGCCTCAGCACCTGGACAACAAAAACTT of the Oncorhynchus kisutch isolate 150728-3 linkage group LG17, Okis_V2, whole genome shotgun sequence genome contains:
- the LOC109908657 gene encoding ladderlectin-like isoform X2 — encoded protein: MLTISLLLCAAVAMNGATGAKGEEEGVVAAENRNQCPTGWFQFGSRCFMFVETARSWPLAERHCVSLGANLASVHSSAEYQFLQAIAGCKTGGFPTTWIGGFDAVQDRLWFWSDGSEFDYQNWKKGEPNNSGGREPCIVINWGDKYGWNDINCGSSFPSVCSKRMCEIQKN
- the LOC109908657 gene encoding ladderlectin-like isoform X1, which translates into the protein MLTISLLLCAAVAMNGATGAEALPSQFFGVPVLVSEPLLEKNTEKGAKGEEEGVVAAENRNQCPTGWFQFGSRCFMFVETARSWPLAERHCVSLGANLASVHSSAEYQFLQAIAGCKTGGFPTTWIGGFDAVQDRLWFWSDGSEFDYQNWKKGEPNNSGGREPCIVINWGDKYGWNDINCGSSFPSVCSKRMCEIQKN